A genomic region of Bactrocera dorsalis isolate Fly_Bdor chromosome 3, ASM2337382v1, whole genome shotgun sequence contains the following coding sequences:
- the LOC125775294 gene encoding uncharacterized protein LOC125775294, giving the protein MSLDDSISAPSQSNIQISREISIKAPPFYSEKPALWFAQLESQFRMRSILTEVDKFHVVVPLIDTRSASTVEDIILAPPITNPYRELKEALIARFSKSKEANLIQLLDGECLGDKTPSQHLRHLRSLVPDIDEEVLKARWLSHLPPQMRACLVIQEQADLNKLGAAADKLHEVIKPAAIAAVSDLETQVAALAEHLAELSAIVARSRERTVRQRPRSRSRSRVLPATSSGGLCWYHAKFGANAQKCTTGCKYEENFNRSR; this is encoded by the coding sequence ATGTCTCTGGACGACTCAATCAGCGCTCCGTCGCAATCAAACATTCAGATTTCTAGGGAAATCTCCATCAAAGCTCCACCATTTTACAGCGAAAAACCTGCGTTGTGGTTTGCGCAACTCGAGTCGCAATTCAGAATGCGGAGCATTCTAACAGAAGTCGACAAATTCCACGTGGTCGTGCCTTTAATTGACACTAGATCAGCCTCCACAGTCGAAGATATAATTTTGGCACCACCTATTACCAATCCATATAGAGAACTCAAAGAGGCACTTATTGCACGCTTCTCAAAATCTAAAGAAGCTAACCTTATACAATTATTGGATGGAGAGTGCCTAGGTGACAAAACTCCATCTCAACACCTGCGTCATCTCCGTAGTCTCGTCCCGGACATTGATGAGGAAGTTCTCAAGGCGCGATGGCTATCACACCTTCCTCCTCAAATGCGCGCATGCCTCGTCATACAGGAACAGGCTGATCTCAATAAACTCGGGGCTGCAGCCGACAAGCTTCACGAGGTGATTAAACCGGCCGCCATAGCAGCTGTTTCAGACCTGGAGACGCAAGTAGCAGCCTTGGCAGAACACCTAGCAGAACTTTCAGCAATCGTAGCGCGCTCACGGGAACGGACCGTTCGGCAACGGCCTAGATCACGTAGCAGATCTCGCGTGCTACCAGCAACTTCATCCGGAGGGCTTTGCTGGTACCACGCCAAGTTTGGCGCCAACGCGCAAAAATGTACAACCGGATGCAAATACGAGGAAAACTTCAACAGGAGTCGTTAG